A region of Rhinoraja longicauda isolate Sanriku21f chromosome 31, sRhiLon1.1, whole genome shotgun sequence DNA encodes the following proteins:
- the LOC144608241 gene encoding allograft inflammatory factor 1-like, translating into MMPSGQQAQGGKMFGVLRAQQEERLAGVNKEFLEDQKYKDEENLAENLESFKKKYMEFDLNDQGDIDLMSLKQMLEKLGVPKTHLEVKKMIAEATGGSSETISYRNFVIMMLGKCSAVLRLIMMFEGKSDGNDSKPARPPAKRDISSLP; encoded by the exons ATGATGCCTTCGGGACAACAGGCGCAGG GTGGCAAAATGTTCGGTGTCCTGAGAGCGCAGCAGGAGGAGCGCCTGGCTGGTGTGAACAAG GAATTTCTGGAAGATCAAAAATATAAAGATGAAGAAAACTTAGCAGAAAATCTGGAATCTTTCAAAA AGAAGTATATGGAATTTGATCTCAATGACCAAGGTGACATTG ACTTGATGAGCCTGAAGCAGATGCTGGAGAAACTTGGAGTTCCCAAGACTCACCTGGAAGTGAAGAAGATGATTGCAGAAGCTACCGGTGGCAGCAGTGAGACCATCTCTTACCGCAACTTTGTCATCATGATGCTGGGCAAGTGCTCCGCGGTCCTCAGATT aaTCATGATGTTCGAAGGAAAAAGTGACGGAAATGATTCCAAACCTGCAAGACCTCCTGCTAAGAGGGACATCTCTAGCCTTCCGTGA